A genomic segment from Ptychodera flava strain L36383 chromosome 19, AS_Pfla_20210202, whole genome shotgun sequence encodes:
- the LOC139118384 gene encoding complement C1q tumor necrosis factor-related protein 4-like: protein MTNIFIYLLTVSIVASVPSSGSNDSMTELLRQLRQLEARYGELRRENAELRSVVTTQQRIEDEYSDEASNFQSDLRNEDDDKTNPSQRKRFLASEIQQLKDKQTTLEKRLSQLSDDLSNMTKKCAFSAVRTREMFGDDSQTQVITYNELHKTEGNFFDIKTGIFTCEVSGFFYFSFNVRSYSRYSNHSIGISLMKNGHVAVSMQTDEDIECRDGHFRSIMQSQSVMLELVAGDKVWLVLGQNSNYGITSHTHAKYITFNGFLV from the exons ATGACCAATATCTTCATCTATTTGCTCACTGTCAGCATTGTGGCTAGTGTGCCCTCTAGCGGCAGTAACGACTCAATGACTGAGCTTTTACGTCAACTGAGACAACTAGAAGCCAGATATGGTGAACTCAGGAGGGAAAACGCTGAGCTTCGATCAGTTGTAACAACGCAACAAAGAATCGAAGACGAATACAGCGATGAGGCGTCAAACTTTCAAAGTGACCTAAGAAATGAAGATGACGATAAAACCAACCCTTCACAAAGAAAGCGATTCCTAGCTAGTGAGATTCAGCAATTGAAAGATAAACAAACGACATTGGAAAAACGTCTCAGTCAACTGAGTGATGACTTATCAAACA TGACGAAGAAGTGTGCTTTCTCGGCTGTCCGAACTCGTGAGATGTTTGGAGACGATTCACAGACACAAGTCATAACCTATAATGAGCTACACAAAACCGAGGGCAATTTTTTCGACATCAAAACTGGAATTTTCACCTGCGAAGTTTCAGGCTTCTTCTATTTCTCCTTCAACGTTCGGTCATATAGCAGATATAGTAACCATTCCATCGGAATTTCCCTAATGAAGAACGGACACGTGGCCGTATCCATGCAAACTGATGAAGATATTGAATGTCGTGATGGACATTTCCGTAGCATCATGCAGAGTCAAAGTGTAATGTTGGAATTGGTGGCCGGAGATAAAGTCTGGTTAGTATTGGGTCAAAACAGCAATTATGGCATTACAAGCCATACACACGCCAAGTATATCACGTTCAATGGGTTCCTTGTGTAA
- the LOC139118383 gene encoding uncharacterized protein: MFSTTIMKLAFTLLFPFLFSQTFRAESMPLEGTSVHRENLEELWGRVQELEQKYSEVKQQNEELWVLITTAHADQARGQTSDGKSISQLEFSTQQSREQLHNPSDWPLTTDLENSEGNSRNPMIASDSAETKQLKDLLMRQDLELETLSENQRGWRESVLKLQWKDPKDRGAFVKTELSKSDLARSEELFQQMREFVMQLEATVKRKCAFSASRSSVLLGSTSPQIITYDKLNANKGKDFDISTGVFVAEIPGIYFFSFNVRSYDGKYIGITLMKNNEMQVAISTDAADRRVVQSQSIMLQLEVGDTVWIQLGPHQEYAIYSNSFNYINFNGFLLYPNFIR, from the exons ATGTTTTCCACTACCATCATGAAGTTGGCGTTCACACTGCTCTTTCCATTTCTCTTCAGCCAAACTTTCCGTGCCGAGTCGATGCCTTTAGAAGGTACGAGCGTGCATAGGGAGAATTTGGAGGAATTGTGGGGTCGCGTGCAAGAGCTAGAGCAGAAATACAGCGAAGTAAAGCAGCAGAACGAGGAACTATGGGTATTAATAACAACCGCCCACGCAGACCAGGCTAGAGGCCAAACTAGCGACGGAAAGAGCATCAGTCAACTAGAGTTTAGCACACAACAATCAAGAGAACAGCTACACAATCCAAGCGACTGGCCATTGACCACAGATTTGGAAAATTCTGAGGGAAATAGCCGAAATCCAATGATCGCGTCCGACTCGGCAGAAACAAAACAATTGAAAGACTTACTCATGCGGCAGGACTTGGAGTTAGAGACATTGTCCGAAAATCAACGTGGATGGAGAGAAAGTGTTCTCAAACTTCAATGGAAAGATCCAAAGGATCGAGGTGCGTTCGTGAAGACCGAACTTAGCAAATCTGATTTGGCCAGGAGTGAAGAACTCTTCCAACAGATGAGGGAATTTGTAATGCAACTGGAAGCAACAG TTAAGAGGAAGTGTGCCTTCTCTGCGTCAAGATCAAGTGTACTTCTTGGATCAACATCACCGCAAATCATAACATATGACAAGCTGAACGCCAACAAGGGAAAAGACTTCGATATTTCTACTGGTGTCTTTGTGGCTGAAATTCCAGGTATCTACTTCTTCTCTTTTAACGTCCGATCTTACGATGGCAAGTACATCGGCATCACATTGATGAAGAACAACGAAATGCAGGTTGCCATATCGACGGACGCTGCTGACAGAAGAGTGGTGCAATCACAGAGTATTATGCTGCAGCTTGAAGTTGGAGATACGGTCTGGATACAACTTGGACCACACCAGGAATACGCCATCTATAGCAACAGTTTTAACTACATCAATTTCAATGGATTCCTCCTGTATCCGAACTTTATTAGATAA